From Streptomyces griseorubiginosus, one genomic window encodes:
- a CDS encoding sigma-54-dependent Fis family transcriptional regulator, with amino-acid sequence MTTTEPSPAVHALPPLGVAREHFLSGHPVPDGVPEEVLAAWRRARFYGVPHDLKEPAAPVPRPGESLLLDAARPVLERIAPALGPGRSALVLTDARLRVLWTSGGPPGLPACPGLSEQEVGHNSAALALRTRRRAEVHGPEHFLDVWQDVSAVSVPVLAPKSGHALGTLTVASHLRGGRPPHPQAALAEAAATAVEAELLARAGRPEQLLLDAYLRAVRGDDRAVAALDGRNRLLSAAAERLATEDVLRALERTAVTARHSDTPPAAALPEDAGCTARIDVVRQDGVVLGIVAVLQARDEHTPRPRPRPLPALAGSSLPWRYAVDRAAGLTRSPEPVLLTGERGTGKTALARELLDRSPARIVDAAEDGALEGELAQWAARGPLLLRHAERLTQPAVAALNSLLDAHPDARLLVTHTPGTPPGPCLQRLLDKLAARSVTLPPLRERTEDIRELLAALAPRPAPGRPPLTWTLDALRALEQHPWPGNVTELAHVVQALAEHRRASGPIRRAELPDSLREGPAVRPLSPMEHAERATILETLHRHGGNKSRAAAALGIGRATLYRKLREYEG; translated from the coding sequence GTGACCACCACAGAGCCCTCCCCCGCAGTCCACGCCCTCCCGCCGCTGGGAGTGGCGCGGGAGCACTTCCTGTCCGGGCACCCGGTGCCCGACGGGGTTCCGGAGGAGGTGCTCGCGGCGTGGCGGCGGGCGCGGTTCTACGGTGTGCCGCACGACCTGAAGGAGCCCGCCGCGCCGGTGCCCCGGCCCGGTGAGTCCCTCCTGCTCGACGCCGCCCGGCCGGTGCTCGAACGGATCGCCCCCGCGCTGGGCCCCGGCCGCTCGGCCCTCGTCCTCACCGACGCGCGACTGCGGGTGCTGTGGACGTCCGGCGGGCCCCCCGGACTGCCCGCGTGTCCCGGACTGTCGGAGCAGGAGGTCGGCCACAACAGCGCGGCCCTCGCGCTGCGCACCCGGCGCCGGGCGGAGGTGCACGGACCCGAGCACTTCCTCGACGTGTGGCAGGACGTGTCCGCGGTCAGCGTCCCGGTGCTCGCGCCGAAGAGCGGCCACGCGCTCGGCACGCTCACCGTCGCCTCGCACCTGCGCGGCGGCCGCCCGCCGCATCCGCAGGCGGCGCTCGCCGAGGCCGCGGCCACCGCGGTGGAGGCCGAACTGCTCGCCCGGGCGGGACGCCCCGAACAGCTGCTCCTCGACGCCTACTTGCGGGCAGTACGCGGCGACGACCGCGCGGTGGCCGCGCTGGACGGCCGCAACCGTCTGCTCAGCGCGGCGGCGGAACGGCTGGCGACCGAGGACGTGCTGCGGGCTCTCGAGCGTACGGCGGTGACGGCACGGCACTCGGACACACCGCCGGCCGCCGCACTGCCCGAGGACGCCGGGTGCACGGCCCGGATCGACGTGGTGCGGCAGGACGGGGTGGTCCTGGGCATCGTGGCCGTCCTGCAGGCGCGGGACGAGCACACACCGCGGCCCCGGCCACGCCCCCTCCCCGCCCTGGCCGGTTCCTCGCTCCCCTGGCGGTACGCCGTGGACCGCGCCGCAGGACTGACCCGCTCGCCCGAGCCCGTGCTGCTGACCGGTGAGCGCGGAACGGGCAAGACCGCGCTGGCCCGGGAGTTGCTCGACCGCTCGCCCGCCCGCATCGTCGACGCGGCCGAAGACGGCGCACTCGAAGGGGAGTTGGCGCAGTGGGCCGCGCGGGGCCCGCTGCTCCTGCGGCACGCCGAACGGCTGACGCAGCCCGCCGTGGCCGCGCTGAACTCGCTGCTCGACGCGCACCCGGACGCCCGGCTGCTGGTCACCCACACCCCCGGCACCCCGCCCGGCCCGTGCCTCCAGCGGCTCCTCGACAAGCTGGCCGCCCGCTCGGTCACCCTGCCGCCGCTGCGCGAACGCACCGAGGACATCAGGGAGTTGCTGGCGGCCCTCGCCCCGCGCCCCGCGCCGGGCCGTCCTCCGCTGACCTGGACCCTGGACGCCCTGCGCGCGCTCGAACAGCACCCGTGGCCCGGGAACGTCACCGAACTGGCCCATGTGGTGCAGGCGTTGGCGGAACACCGGCGGGCCTCCGGGCCGATCCGCCGGGCCGAGCTGCCCGACTCCCTGCGGGAGGGCCCCGCCGTCCGCCCGCTCAGCCCGATGGAGCACGCCGAGCGCGCCACGATCCTCGAGACCCTGCACCGCCACGGCGGCAACAAGTCCCGCGCGGCGGCGGCCCTGGGCATCGGCCGGGCGACGCTGTACCGCAAGCTGCGGGAGTACGAGGGCTGA
- a CDS encoding intradiol ring-cleavage dioxygenase, with protein sequence MTTDATGAGVTEEAVAGLRRTADPRLRELLTGLIGHLHDFVRESRLTQQEWEQAIAFLTATGQKCTDTRQEFILLSDVLGVSMLVETINGDRVQGATESTVLGPFHMTESPVRELGDDIDLVGGAEPCVVSGRVRSADGTPLPGAVLDVWQADDQGFYDVQQPDEQPAGNGRGLFTADTEGRFWFRTCVPAPYPIPTDGPVGDLLRATGRHPYRPAHIHFIVSAEGHVPVTTHIFVAGSDYLDSDAVFAVKQSLVQDFATTDDPVLAAEFGMPNPFRHARFDLVLEPNA encoded by the coding sequence ATGACCACGGACGCGACCGGGGCCGGTGTCACCGAGGAGGCCGTCGCCGGCCTCCGGCGGACGGCCGACCCCCGCCTGCGCGAGCTGCTCACGGGCCTCATCGGCCATCTGCACGACTTCGTGCGCGAGAGCCGGCTCACCCAGCAGGAGTGGGAGCAGGCGATCGCCTTCCTGACGGCGACCGGACAGAAGTGCACCGACACCCGGCAGGAGTTCATCCTCCTCTCGGACGTCCTCGGCGTCTCCATGCTGGTCGAGACGATCAACGGCGACCGTGTGCAGGGCGCCACCGAGTCCACCGTGCTCGGCCCCTTCCACATGACCGAGTCGCCCGTGCGGGAACTCGGTGACGACATCGATCTGGTGGGCGGCGCCGAGCCCTGCGTGGTCAGCGGCCGGGTCCGCTCCGCGGACGGCACCCCGCTGCCCGGCGCGGTCCTCGACGTGTGGCAGGCCGACGACCAGGGCTTCTACGACGTCCAGCAGCCCGACGAACAGCCCGCGGGCAACGGCCGGGGACTGTTCACCGCCGACACCGAGGGCCGCTTCTGGTTCCGCACCTGTGTCCCGGCGCCCTACCCGATCCCCACCGACGGCCCGGTCGGCGACCTGCTCCGCGCGACCGGTCGACACCCCTACCGGCCCGCCCACATCCACTTCATCGTGAGCGCCGAGGGGCACGTCCCCGTCACCACGCACATCTTCGTCGCGGGCAGCGACTACCTCGACTCCGACGCCGTCTTCGCCGTGAAGCAGAGCCTGGTGCAGGACTTCGCCACGACCGACGACCCGGTTCTGGCCGCGGAGTTCGGCATGCCGAACCCGTTCCGGCACGCCCGCTTCGACCTGGTCCTGGAGCCCAACGCATGA
- a CDS encoding SDR family oxidoreductase, whose protein sequence is MKIVVIGGTGRIGSQVVDLLRAGGHEAVAAAPSTGVDTLTGEGLADVLKGADVVVDVANSPSFEKDAAIDFFTRAMRNLTAAEQEAGVRHHVALSIIGVDQVPGLGYYLAKVAQEDAVRASGVPFTIVRVAQFFEFVAPVMDLTTEGRDVHLPPTQLRPIAAADVAAVVAEAAQGEPVNGLRLLAGPEIHRLDRLAELTLAAKPDGRRVVTDESAGMFAGIPDGVLTGDDTVPTAPTRYEDWLAGN, encoded by the coding sequence ATGAAGATCGTCGTCATCGGAGGCACCGGCCGCATCGGATCGCAGGTGGTGGACCTGCTGCGGGCGGGTGGCCACGAGGCCGTGGCGGCCGCGCCGAGCACGGGCGTCGACACGCTCACCGGGGAGGGGCTCGCGGACGTGCTCAAGGGCGCGGACGTGGTCGTGGACGTGGCGAACTCCCCGTCGTTCGAGAAGGACGCCGCCATCGACTTCTTCACGCGGGCGATGCGGAACCTCACGGCGGCGGAACAGGAGGCCGGGGTCCGCCACCATGTCGCGCTCTCCATCATCGGCGTCGACCAGGTGCCAGGGCTCGGCTACTACCTGGCCAAGGTCGCGCAGGAGGACGCGGTACGGGCGAGCGGGGTGCCCTTCACGATCGTGCGGGTGGCCCAGTTCTTCGAGTTCGTCGCGCCCGTGATGGACCTGACCACCGAGGGCCGGGACGTGCACCTGCCGCCCACCCAGCTGCGCCCGATCGCCGCCGCGGACGTCGCCGCCGTGGTCGCCGAGGCGGCGCAGGGGGAGCCGGTGAACGGGCTGCGCCTGCTGGCCGGCCCCGAGATCCACCGTCTCGACCGGCTCGCCGAACTGACCCTCGCCGCGAAGCCGGACGGCCGCCGCGTCGTCACCGACGAGAGCGCCGGCATGTTCGCGGGCATCCCGGACGGCGTCCTCACCGGCGACGACACGGTTCCCACGGCGCCGACGCGCTACGAGGACTGGCTCGCAGGGAACTGA
- a CDS encoding nitrate- and nitrite sensing domain-containing protein, with product MSKTPSAARLGLGTRNWRVARKLQAILLIPVIIALVLGGIRVKRSVDTWQDADDAVRVAELVQAANKYASDAINERDVSVIPLVKGDRTSSVVTKARAVTDADAKAFDEAVRRMPQTPGLLRRVELVRAGEKQLASVRANAFTPRLTGVQTEESYHAVQHPLMEISNELGFGSTNQASFGRTLYAVSLTQAAESLIRAIGTHLLTEDRSKLAQGELQVQLGSFSSYVYLEQVALQEYAGAGTAGDMTRLRKALTDAEAQGKEQVAKAQGQAEAAGRTFVAPPSLERMTSEIASGKSAEQLAAQGITPETFFAASTLSFDAYRSVEVYLTDSALADAHSIADDARTDAIVNAALVLFAVLVAFLLAAWVARTMSTSMRRLSASAHEIAEQRLPALLTQLTRAIPGRVDSQVAPIPITTTDEIGEVARAFDHVHREAVRLAAEQALLRANINTIFSNLARRNQSLIERQLALITGLEGKEADPDQLANLFKLDHLATRVRRNGENLLVLGGETPAQQWNQPLPLVDVIRAAASEVEQYERVELSGIPEAEIHGRAVTDLVHLLAELLENATTFSSPHSSVRVTAARLPDGRIMVEIHDRGIGLPPEDLADINHHLADPPTVDVAISQRMGLYVVGRLADRHGVRVQLRPGDEGQGTTALAMLPDTITYRAPGAAPDPDTLALAAFADPRLQDAAGRGYEAWDDRPTHRRRR from the coding sequence TTGTCGAAGACACCGTCCGCCGCCCGCCTGGGCCTGGGGACCCGCAACTGGCGGGTGGCAAGAAAACTCCAGGCCATCCTCCTGATCCCGGTGATCATCGCCCTGGTCCTCGGCGGTATCCGCGTCAAACGCTCGGTGGACACCTGGCAGGACGCCGACGACGCGGTCCGGGTGGCGGAACTGGTCCAGGCCGCGAACAAGTACGCCAGCGACGCCATCAACGAGCGCGATGTGTCGGTCATCCCGCTGGTCAAGGGCGACCGGACGTCGAGCGTGGTCACCAAGGCCCGGGCCGTGACCGACGCGGACGCGAAGGCGTTCGACGAGGCGGTCCGGCGGATGCCGCAGACCCCCGGACTGCTGCGCCGGGTCGAACTGGTCCGCGCCGGCGAGAAGCAACTCGCGTCGGTGCGCGCCAACGCCTTCACCCCCCGGCTGACCGGTGTGCAGACCGAGGAGAGCTATCACGCCGTCCAGCACCCGCTGATGGAGATCTCCAACGAGCTCGGCTTCGGCAGCACCAACCAGGCCAGCTTCGGCCGCACCCTCTACGCGGTCTCCCTCACCCAGGCCGCCGAGTCCCTGATCCGGGCGATCGGCACCCACCTGCTCACCGAGGACCGCAGCAAGCTCGCCCAGGGCGAACTCCAGGTCCAGCTGGGCTCGTTCAGCTCGTACGTCTATCTCGAACAGGTCGCGCTCCAGGAGTACGCCGGTGCCGGCACCGCCGGTGACATGACCCGGCTGCGCAAGGCGCTGACCGACGCGGAAGCGCAAGGCAAGGAACAGGTGGCGAAGGCCCAGGGTCAGGCCGAGGCGGCCGGACGGACCTTCGTGGCCCCGCCGAGCCTGGAGCGGATGACCAGCGAGATCGCCTCCGGGAAGTCGGCCGAGCAGCTCGCCGCACAGGGCATCACGCCCGAGACCTTCTTCGCCGCCTCCACCCTCAGCTTCGACGCGTACCGCAGCGTCGAGGTGTACCTCACCGACAGCGCCCTGGCGGACGCCCACAGCATCGCCGACGACGCCCGCACCGACGCCATCGTCAACGCCGCGCTGGTCCTGTTCGCGGTCCTGGTCGCCTTCCTGCTCGCCGCCTGGGTGGCCCGGACGATGAGCACCAGCATGCGCCGGCTGAGCGCCTCGGCCCACGAGATCGCCGAGCAGCGGCTCCCCGCGCTGCTCACCCAGCTCACCCGGGCCATCCCCGGCCGGGTCGACTCCCAGGTGGCGCCGATCCCGATCACCACCACGGACGAGATCGGCGAGGTCGCCCGCGCCTTCGACCACGTGCACCGCGAGGCCGTCCGGCTGGCCGCCGAACAGGCCCTGCTGCGCGCCAACATCAACACGATCTTCAGCAACCTGGCCCGCCGCAACCAGTCCCTGATCGAACGCCAACTCGCCCTGATCACCGGCCTGGAGGGCAAGGAGGCCGACCCCGACCAGCTGGCCAACCTCTTCAAACTGGACCACCTCGCCACCCGGGTCCGCCGCAACGGCGAGAACCTCCTCGTGCTCGGCGGCGAGACCCCGGCCCAGCAGTGGAACCAGCCGCTGCCCCTGGTCGACGTCATCCGCGCCGCGGCCTCCGAGGTCGAGCAGTACGAGCGCGTGGAGCTGTCGGGTATCCCGGAGGCCGAGATCCACGGCCGGGCCGTGACCGACCTGGTGCACCTGCTGGCCGAACTCCTGGAGAACGCCACGACGTTCTCCTCGCCGCACTCCAGTGTCCGGGTCACCGCGGCTCGGCTGCCCGACGGGCGGATCATGGTCGAGATCCACGACCGGGGCATCGGACTGCCGCCCGAGGACCTGGCCGACATCAACCACCACCTGGCCGACCCGCCCACCGTGGACGTGGCGATCTCGCAGCGGATGGGCCTGTACGTGGTCGGCCGCCTGGCCGACCGGCACGGGGTCCGGGTGCAGCTGCGTCCGGGCGACGAGGGCCAGGGCACCACCGCTCTGGCGATGCTGCCCGACACGATCACCTACCGGGCCCCGGGAGCGGCACCCGACCCCGACACCCTGGCCCTGGCCGCCTTCGCCGATCCCCGCCTCCAGGACGCCGCCGGCCGCGGTTACGAGGCGTGGGACGACCGGCCGACCCACCGGAGGCGGCGCTGA
- the sigJ gene encoding RNA polymerase sigma factor SigJ yields the protein MDKPSLPADGSLDEEADAFQRLRPRLFGIAYRILGSVSEAEDVVQDAWLRWQGTDRGGVLNPGAFLATTTTRLAINVAQSARVRREAYVGPWLPEPVDTSVDPQVGAERGEALELAVLLVLEKLNPVERAAYVLREAFDYPYDEIAGIVQLSQANVRQIVSRARKRLAAERRERVEAAEHRRLLHAFVAAARHGDVAALESVLSADVVAYADGNGLRGVARLEVVGAGRVAKISAFVNKFLPGAEFAFAEANGLPSLLIVRDGETVGLVSATVGPDGIDGLYWVLAPEKLRAYERSSGRTGVGSGG from the coding sequence ATGGACAAGCCTTCACTGCCGGCCGACGGTTCTCTCGACGAGGAGGCGGACGCGTTCCAGCGGCTGCGGCCCCGGCTGTTCGGGATCGCCTACCGGATCCTGGGCAGTGTGTCCGAGGCCGAGGACGTGGTGCAGGACGCGTGGCTGCGGTGGCAGGGCACCGACCGGGGCGGGGTGCTGAATCCCGGGGCCTTCCTTGCCACGACCACCACCCGGCTGGCGATCAACGTGGCCCAGTCGGCCCGGGTGCGGCGTGAGGCGTACGTCGGTCCGTGGCTGCCGGAGCCCGTGGACACGAGCGTGGACCCGCAGGTCGGCGCGGAGCGCGGTGAGGCACTGGAGCTGGCCGTGCTGCTGGTCCTGGAGAAACTGAATCCGGTGGAGCGGGCCGCCTATGTGCTGCGGGAGGCGTTCGACTATCCGTACGACGAGATCGCGGGCATCGTCCAGCTCAGCCAGGCCAATGTGCGGCAGATCGTCAGCCGGGCGCGCAAACGGCTGGCCGCGGAGCGCCGTGAACGGGTCGAGGCGGCGGAGCACCGGCGGCTCCTGCACGCCTTCGTCGCGGCGGCGCGGCACGGTGACGTGGCCGCGCTGGAGAGCGTGCTGTCCGCCGACGTCGTGGCCTACGCGGACGGCAACGGACTGCGGGGCGTGGCGCGGCTGGAGGTCGTGGGCGCCGGGCGCGTGGCGAAGATCAGCGCGTTCGTCAACAAGTTCCTCCCCGGCGCCGAGTTCGCCTTCGCCGAGGCCAACGGCCTGCCCAGCCTGCTGATCGTCAGGGACGGCGAGACCGTCGGCCTGGTGAGCGCGACGGTGGGCCCGGACGGCATCGACGGCCTGTACTGGGTACTGGCACCCGAGAAACTCCGGGCGTACGAGAGGTCGTCGGGGCGGACGGGGGTTGGGAGCGGGGGGTGA
- a CDS encoding Rrf2 family transcriptional regulator: MRLTKFTDLALRAVMRLAVSERDEPLTTREVAQDMGVPAAHMAKAISRLQHLGVLETRRGRGGGLGLTEPGRHASVGWLVRELEGEEEVVACEGDSPCPLRAACLLRRALRDAQEAFYATLDPLTVTDLVRSPTGPVLVGLSGRRPE, from the coding sequence GTGAGGCTGACCAAGTTCACCGACCTGGCCCTGCGTGCCGTGATGCGCCTGGCCGTCTCCGAGCGGGACGAGCCCCTGACCACCCGGGAGGTGGCGCAGGACATGGGCGTGCCCGCCGCCCACATGGCGAAGGCGATCAGCCGGCTCCAGCATCTGGGAGTACTGGAGACCCGCCGGGGCCGCGGTGGCGGACTGGGTCTGACCGAGCCGGGCCGGCACGCCTCGGTCGGCTGGCTGGTGCGGGAGCTGGAGGGTGAGGAGGAGGTCGTCGCCTGCGAGGGCGACTCCCCCTGCCCCCTGCGCGCGGCCTGCCTTTTGCGCCGTGCGCTGCGCGACGCGCAGGAGGCCTTCTACGCCACGCTCGACCCGCTCACGGTGACCGACCTGGTGCGGTCCCCCACCGGCCCCGTCCTGGTCGGCCTCTCGGGCCGCCGCCCCGAGTGA
- a CDS encoding FAD-dependent monooxygenase codes for MSTVVETDVLIVGSGPAGASAALALSTYGVPNIVVTRYASLADTPRAHITNQRTMEVLRDLGVEQEVIAQATPQHLMGNTTFCTSLAGEELGRVRSWGNDPLVQAAHELASPTRMCDMPQHLMEPVLVDAAVARGTALRFQTEYLSHTQDTGGVTATVRDRLRGDTYEIRAKYLIGADGGRSKVAEDAGLPMGGQMGVAGSINIVFEADLSKYTAHRPSTLYWVLAPGATVGGIGAGLVRCVRPWNEWLIVWGYDVTAGAPDLTTEYAESVVRQLVGDDEIPVTIKSSSAWTVNEMYAETYSHGRVFCAGDATHRHPPSNGLGSNTSIQDSYNLAWKLKLVLDGTASPKLLDTYTAERAPIGKQVVTRANQSIGETAPIFEALDGLSPQTPEQLWANIAARKDATEAAEKQRAKLREAIAFKVYEFNAHGVDLNQRYASDAIVPDGTPAETFVRDPELHHQPTSRPGARIPHAWLTSGTRTVSTLDTVGQGRFTLLTGIGGEGWLRAAEAQDLDIATVVVGPGQQYEDPYGDWARLSEISDAGALLVRPDGFVAFRHATAAPDAEALLSDALRRILGHA; via the coding sequence GTGTCCACCGTCGTCGAGACCGACGTCCTGATCGTAGGCAGCGGGCCGGCCGGAGCCTCGGCCGCGCTCGCCCTGAGCACCTACGGCGTCCCCAACATCGTCGTCACCCGCTACGCGAGCCTCGCCGACACCCCCCGCGCGCACATCACCAACCAGCGCACGATGGAGGTGCTCCGCGACCTCGGCGTGGAGCAGGAGGTGATCGCGCAGGCGACCCCGCAGCACCTGATGGGCAACACGACCTTCTGCACCAGCCTGGCCGGCGAGGAACTCGGCCGGGTGCGCTCCTGGGGCAACGACCCGCTCGTCCAGGCCGCCCACGAACTCGCCAGCCCCACCCGCATGTGCGACATGCCCCAGCACCTCATGGAGCCGGTCCTGGTCGACGCGGCCGTCGCCCGCGGCACGGCCCTGCGCTTCCAGACCGAGTACCTCTCCCACACCCAGGACACAGGCGGCGTGACGGCCACCGTCCGGGACCGGCTGCGCGGGGACACGTACGAGATCCGCGCGAAGTACCTGATCGGCGCCGACGGCGGCCGCTCCAAGGTCGCCGAGGACGCCGGGCTGCCGATGGGCGGCCAGATGGGCGTGGCCGGCAGCATCAACATCGTCTTCGAGGCCGACCTGAGCAAGTACACGGCCCACCGCCCCTCCACCCTCTACTGGGTCCTCGCCCCGGGCGCCACCGTCGGCGGCATCGGCGCGGGCCTGGTGCGCTGCGTACGGCCGTGGAACGAGTGGCTGATCGTGTGGGGGTACGACGTCACCGCGGGCGCCCCCGACCTCACCACGGAGTACGCCGAGTCCGTCGTACGGCAGCTGGTCGGCGACGACGAGATCCCGGTGACCATCAAGTCGTCCTCCGCCTGGACCGTCAACGAGATGTACGCCGAGACCTACTCCCACGGCCGGGTCTTCTGCGCCGGAGACGCCACCCACCGACACCCGCCGTCCAACGGCCTCGGCTCCAACACCTCCATCCAGGACTCCTACAACCTCGCCTGGAAGCTCAAGCTCGTCCTCGACGGCACCGCCTCCCCGAAGCTCCTCGACACCTACACCGCCGAACGCGCCCCGATCGGCAAGCAGGTCGTCACCCGCGCCAACCAGTCCATCGGCGAGACCGCCCCGATCTTCGAGGCCCTCGACGGACTCTCCCCACAGACCCCCGAGCAACTGTGGGCCAACATCGCCGCCCGCAAGGACGCCACCGAGGCCGCCGAGAAGCAGCGGGCGAAGCTGCGCGAGGCCATCGCCTTCAAGGTCTACGAGTTCAACGCGCACGGCGTCGACCTCAACCAGCGCTACGCCTCGGACGCGATCGTCCCCGACGGCACTCCCGCGGAGACCTTCGTTCGCGACCCCGAACTCCACCACCAGCCCACCTCCCGACCCGGCGCCCGCATCCCGCACGCCTGGCTCACCTCGGGCACGCGGACGGTGTCCACCCTGGACACGGTCGGCCAGGGCCGCTTCACCCTCCTCACCGGCATCGGCGGCGAGGGCTGGCTGCGGGCCGCCGAGGCACAGGACCTCGACATCGCCACCGTCGTCGTCGGGCCCGGACAGCAGTACGAGGACCCGTACGGCGACTGGGCGCGGCTCAGTGAGATCTCCGACGCGGGCGCCCTGCTCGTACGGCCCGACGGGTTCGTGGCCTTCCGGCACGCGACCGCCGCCCCCGACGCCGAAGCACTTCTCTCCGACGCGCTGCGTCGCATCCTCGGACACGCCTGA
- a CDS encoding aldo/keto reductase translates to MKRNRLGRTEVHVTELGFGGGPLGGLFAPLDDGTAAGALEAAWDGGIRYFDTSPHYGIGHSERRTGALLRDRPREEFTLSTKVGRLLVPQDPAGRTDESFAVPATHRRVWDFSRDGVLRSVADSLERMGVDRIDVLFLHDAEERFEDALRDGYPALAELRAQGVVGAIGAGMYHPGKLTRLVRESDVDVVMLSGRYTLLDHSALDDLLPACTERGVSVLAASVFNSGLLATARPAEDATFDYAPAAPQLVERAHRIADVCEAHGVTLPELAMAFPLRHPAVAGIVVGMRTADEVRGNLAAFAADIPPQVWDDLRGEGLLDERAPV, encoded by the coding sequence ATGAAGCGGAACCGGCTCGGGAGGACCGAGGTGCACGTCACCGAACTGGGCTTCGGTGGCGGCCCGCTCGGCGGGCTCTTCGCACCGCTGGACGACGGGACGGCGGCGGGCGCGCTGGAGGCGGCCTGGGACGGCGGGATCCGCTACTTCGACACCTCCCCGCACTACGGCATCGGACACTCCGAGCGCCGCACCGGTGCCCTGCTGCGGGACCGGCCCCGCGAGGAGTTCACCCTGTCGACCAAGGTCGGCCGGCTGCTGGTCCCGCAGGACCCGGCGGGCCGTACGGACGAGAGCTTCGCGGTGCCCGCCACCCACCGTAGGGTCTGGGACTTCAGCCGGGACGGTGTGCTGCGCAGCGTGGCGGACTCGCTGGAGCGGATGGGCGTCGACCGGATCGACGTGCTGTTCCTGCACGACGCGGAGGAGCGTTTCGAGGACGCGCTGCGCGACGGGTACCCGGCTCTCGCCGAGCTGCGCGCCCAGGGCGTGGTGGGCGCGATCGGCGCCGGGATGTACCACCCCGGCAAGCTGACCCGGCTGGTCAGGGAGTCGGATGTCGACGTGGTGATGCTGTCCGGCCGCTACACGCTCCTCGACCACAGTGCCCTCGACGACCTCCTGCCCGCCTGCACCGAGCGGGGTGTCTCGGTGCTCGCCGCGTCGGTCTTCAACTCCGGCCTGCTCGCCACGGCCCGCCCCGCCGAGGACGCCACCTTCGACTACGCGCCGGCGGCACCGCAGTTGGTGGAGCGCGCGCATCGCATCGCCGACGTCTGCGAGGCCCACGGCGTGACGCTGCCGGAGCTGGCGATGGCGTTCCCGCTGCGCCACCCTGCGGTCGCGGGCATCGTCGTCGGCATGCGCACGGCGGACGAGGTGCGCGGCAACCTGGCGGCGTTCGCAGCGGACATCCCGCCTCAGGTGTGGGACGACCTGCGCGGTGAAGGGCTGTTGGACGAGCGCGCGCCGGTGTGA
- a CDS encoding PP2C family protein-serine/threonine phosphatase: MTGSRRKRPGDAFDAIEPPGDAEVVVGVVSVTVLVEVLGALSGSEVWLLGLLVFLPGAASALGTVRQTTFVAVWTTVVVTASVLLRDRDAGHWFDRLLLILFTVGLAATSVYGCHRRIRREEAMLRLRSTAAAMQRHILHPLPLITDDVLVNGVYEPLQEDRLVGGDIYDVVESPFGTRVLIGDVQGKGLTAVGAAFAVIGAFREAAYREPTLTALVDALDAAVVRHNSYATHTGDDERFVTALVVGVDAEMEVQAVNCGHVLPYVLYDGKVSALDLEAGVPLGLAELAAEPTTVGWFDFPTGATLLLSTDGLTETRSADGTFYPVDERLTNYVDFSPTELPQALHEDARTFAGHGGQQDDVAVLTVRRARRH, encoded by the coding sequence ATGACCGGTAGCCGTCGTAAGAGACCCGGCGACGCCTTCGACGCCATCGAGCCCCCGGGCGATGCCGAGGTGGTCGTCGGGGTGGTGTCCGTGACCGTCCTCGTGGAGGTCCTCGGCGCGCTGTCCGGGTCCGAGGTGTGGCTGCTGGGGCTCCTGGTGTTCCTGCCGGGCGCGGCCTCGGCGCTGGGCACGGTCCGCCAGACGACGTTCGTCGCGGTGTGGACCACGGTCGTCGTCACCGCGAGCGTGCTGCTGCGGGACCGCGACGCGGGCCACTGGTTCGACCGGCTCCTGCTGATCCTGTTCACCGTGGGCCTCGCCGCGACCTCGGTCTACGGCTGCCACCGGCGGATCAGGCGCGAGGAGGCGATGCTGCGGCTGCGGTCCACCGCCGCGGCCATGCAGCGGCACATCCTGCACCCCCTCCCGCTGATCACCGACGACGTGCTGGTCAACGGCGTGTACGAGCCGCTCCAGGAGGACCGGCTGGTCGGCGGCGACATCTACGACGTCGTCGAGTCGCCGTTCGGGACCCGGGTGCTGATCGGGGACGTGCAGGGCAAGGGGCTGACCGCCGTGGGCGCCGCGTTCGCCGTCATCGGCGCCTTCCGCGAGGCCGCCTACCGCGAGCCCACTCTCACCGCGCTGGTGGACGCCCTGGACGCGGCGGTCGTACGGCACAACTCCTACGCCACGCACACCGGCGACGACGAACGCTTCGTCACCGCGCTCGTCGTCGGCGTCGACGCGGAGATGGAGGTCCAGGCCGTCAACTGCGGACATGTCCTGCCGTACGTCCTGTACGACGGCAAGGTCAGCGCCCTCGATCTGGAGGCGGGGGTCCCCCTCGGCCTGGCCGAGCTCGCCGCCGAGCCCACGACCGTCGGCTGGTTCGACTTCCCCACCGGCGCGACGCTGCTGCTGAGCACGGACGGTCTCACCGAGACGCGCTCGGCCGACGGCACGTTCTACCCGGTCGACGAACGTCTGACGAACTACGTCGACTTCTCCCCCACCGAGCTGCCGCAGGCCCTGCACGAGGACGCCCGCACGTTCGCCGGGCACGGCGGCCAGCAGGACGACGTGGCCGTCCTGACCGTGCGCCGCGCGCGGCGACACTGA